A window of Mixophyes fleayi isolate aMixFle1 chromosome 10, aMixFle1.hap1, whole genome shotgun sequence contains these coding sequences:
- the EXOC3L1 gene encoding exocyst complex component 3-like protein has protein sequence MSVEDSEVLALEKAESLARGAALKWASGIFCRPDQLVHLGQYRRRETQRNNSIQSRLKSALQSYLEGVEHGLSQLRVAYTEVHHIQQSLSKAQDVWRTGADPRIRLQPIEQLVMEHVQLSVVIQSLPYIYTVPKMIDQTRDLIEKHHLLKAHINLRDLETLRDDVLYRLQRVRPSVGSSCYVQQSAEAADLVQQFFAGVQDLSEGLGHTLFSLASSALSVASSDPSILVSAVRIIEREEFLDVEDLRGPPQQLWKPLGRPKLWKERFFQALDKGVCERLMGSGPVGENVQAKDLAKHLKELQGRVVEELQSVSSVLAPCVPPHYDLCRAVALMCHRALSRHVRDILSQDLPHTAMYCVLHWMIIIYPSEDLMGHPDLSTEVDLQELGSLIPPEMMEDQLSRYTRSLRACLSQWIHKALEVEFSDWLRDQEPDKDQDGCYMSSLQQIVMQMLMENVQLVAVLGENLENRVRNAALYEMENCLVRLREALVKYGIEHMKDRTYPTYYLCYLLAVINGCCALSSSISYLQSEVSSSPLFRKAAPCLPASLNKTQNKASHLLLDELQTELQPLFREIPSRCWLTGSDTVHIICEKMENFSQYLSKARAPVCQYLLAQTERMITIEYVKALMHSKLVCRSSGERQQLSERMYMDATELGSALHRMGLKDSSLCAPLIFSLQKLFVLKDPSLVSLEVSELMTTFPDISDEHVLALLELRGDVNRDLRHTVLSMMQRQALSLPEDYRPVFINISVPAPAHPFCLHPSSCA, from the exons ATGTCTGTGGAAG ACAGCGAGGTGCTGGCCCTTGAGAAAGCAGAGAGTTTGGCAAGAGGCGCTGCTCTAAAATGGGCTTCTGGGATATTCTGCCGTCCTGACCAGCTGGTACATCTTGGCCAGTATCGGAGACGGGAGACACAGCGTAATAACTCCATACAGTCTCGGCTGAAG TCCGCATTGCAGTCCTACCTTGAAGGGGTGGAACATGGTTTATCACAGCTGCGAGTGGCATACACTGAGGTCCATCATATCCAGCAGTCTCTCAGCAAAGCGCAGGACGTCTGGCGGACCGGTGCAGACCCACGAATCCGTTTACAGCCTATCGAACAGCTTGTGATGGAGCATGTCCAGCTTTCTGTGGTCATACAAAGTCTCCCGTACATCTACACAG TGCCTAAGATGATTGACCAGACTCGGGATCTTATTGAAAAGCACCATCTTCTGAAGGCTCACATCAACCTTAGGGATCTGGAAACCCTTAGGGATGATGTATTGTACAGACTACAAAGGGTCAGACCATCTGTGGGTTCCAGCTGCTATGTGCAGCAAAGTGCAGAAGCAGCAGATCTAGTGCAACAGTTTTTTGCTGGGGTTCAGGATCTGAGTGAGGGGTTGGGTCATACTCTGTTCTCATTGGCAAGTTCGGCATTGAGCGTGGCAAGCTCTGACCCTTCTATCTTAGTCTCCGCTGTACGTATAATTGAGCGAGAGGAATTTCTGGATGTTGAAGACTTGCGAGGTCCACCCCAACAGCTCTGGAAGCCACTGGGTCGACCCAAACTCTGGAAAGAGAGGTTCTTCCAAGCCCTGGATAAGGGTGTTTGTGAGAGATTAATGGGGTCTGGGCCGGTGGGGGAGAATGTACAGGCAAAAGATTTGGCAAAACATTTGAAGGAGCTTCAGGGTAGAGTTGTGGAAGAGCTTCAGTCTGTGTCCTCTGTTCTAGCACCGTGTGTTCCGCCTCACTATGATCTGTGTCGGGCTGTGGCCTTAATGTGTCATCGTGCCCTCTCCCGGCATGTCCGTGATATCCTAAGTCAGGACCTTCCTCATACTGCTATGTACTGCGTGCTCCACTGGATGATCATCATCTACCCCAG CGAGGACTTGATGGGACATCCTGATCTATCAACGGAGGTTGACCTTCAGGAGCTGGGATCCCTCATTCCCCCTGAAATGATGGAGGATCAGCTAAGTCGTTACACGCGCAGCCTGCGG GCTTGTCTGAGTCAGTGGATACACAAAGCTTTAGAAGTGGAGTTTTCTGACTGGCTGAGGGATCAGGAGCCGGATAAGGACCAGGACGGATGTTATATGTCTAGTCTTCAGCAGATAGTCATGCAG ATGCTGATGGAGAATGTGCAGCTGGTGGCAGTCCTTGGGGAGAACCTGGAGAATCGTGTAAGAAACGCCGCACTGTACGAAATGGAGAACTGTCTGGTCAG GTTACGTGAGGCGCTGGTGAAATATGGAATCGAGCATATGAAGGACAGAACATATCCAACGTATTATTTATGCTACCTACTGGCCGTTATAAATGGATGCTGTGCTTTAAG CTCTTCTATCTCGTACCTGCAGTCGGAGGTGTCAAGCAGTCCCCTGTTCAGGAAAGCAGCTCCCTGTCTGCCAGCATCGCTGAACAAGACCCAGAATAAGGCGTCTCACCTCCTGCTGGATGAGCTTCAGACAGAGCTCCAG CCTCTGTTTCGGGAGATCCCATCACGCTGTTGGCTGACAGGCTCAGATACTGTGCACATAATTTGTGAGAAGATGGAGAACTTCAGCCAATACCTGTCCAAGGCCAGAGCCCCTGTATGTCAG TACCTACTGGCACAGACTGAGAGGATGATAACCATTGAGTACGTCAAAGCGTTGATGCACAGCAAACTGGTGTGCAGGAGCTCTGGGGAAAGGCAGCAGTTGTCGGAGAGGATGTACATGGATGCCACGGAGCTGGGATCTGCTCTCCATAGAATG GGCTTGAAGGATTCTTCTCTCTGCGCCCCCCTCATCTTCTCTCTTCAAAAATTGTTTGTCTTGAAAGATCCATCGTTGGTCAGTCTAGAAGTATCTGAATTAATGACCACATTTCCGGATATCAG TGATGAGCACGTGCTGGCGTTGCTGGAGCTGAGGGGTGACGTAAACCGTGATCTCCGCCACACGGTACTGAGCATGATGCAACGTCAAGCCCTGTCGCTTCCTGAAGACTATCGCCCCGTTTTTATTAACATCTCTGTTCCTGCTCCTGCACATCCATTCTGCCTTCACCCCAGCTCATGTGCCTGA